The genomic segment TATGTGAAAAGAACTATTCCTACTTTCTTGGTGTTTTCGCTTTCATGTTTAGTGATGAAAAGGGCATGGATAATTATGACAAGGCTATCATTATGTTCATCCTATGCTACCATGATTACTGATTCAACTCAAACTGAATTTGGAAGTTGAAACCATATTTAATGTTCAGTCACTAGATTCCCAGCTATGTTACTGTAGTATAAATTTTCAAACCTGCAGAGCTCTTGTACATGAACTTCAAGTAATTATTGTCATGGAGATGGCTGGAGGTACAATAATATGGAAGAAAAAGACAGAATTTGTAGGTTAATTGACACCATGCCTGAATCATGGACAGATCAAAGGACAATTTTTACAGGAAGCAGGAAATGTCCAATGATATGAAGAAAGTAGAAGTAGAAATATTTGTAAGATACAAAGCATACTTTTCCctaataaatattatgatatGGAGTCTAGCTGATAGGTTCCTTCACCATGAAAATATCAACAAATTTTAGCGGTGAAACTCATTTACCCTTGAATTTTTCTTCTGCTTTCAATGAAGCTCAACATTTTACAGGATAATTGCTACAAATGTTGATTGACAATTTTTGCACAATTTTCACTAAGATGTTTATGAAGCTGAATCTATAATAATGGCAACCTCTTGACTGTTTTAATTTGACATTTGAAGCTCATGCAATAGAataggagaagagaagaaaaaagaaaagaggaaaaacaTAGTTTCTTTAAGGTCCTTACTATTGGACTGTTCATTCAACGCAAATTTTCCAATtagtattatttaatttaacataaattattttgttctttgtttgCCTCTTCAACTACGAATTTCTATGCAAAGCATTTTAATGACATTTATGCATCTGTCTTTAATGGGCATTACTCAAATCTTGATACAAAtaaccttatttctaattttgccccTTTTTTATATGATTGCACATCCGTCGTAACATTTTGATCTTAGTTaacctcatttcttttttttaatttatgtacaaCAATGGTTGTGGAATTTCTTGTTTCTCCATGGAGAATTATTACTTTGCTCTTGTTTCCAGCTTTTTTGTATGGCATGGAATGGTGGGAAGTAAAGCATCAACATGAGCAAAATATGAGTGCAATGAAGATAAGGATGTTATGGTAGATGTGCGATCATACAAAGCAAGatagaattagaaatgagattctATTTCATAATGTTGGAGTAGCTCCCACTGAATGTAAGATGCAGAGACATGATAAAGATAGTTTGGTCATATGATAAGATCATAAGGATATTGATAGTGGATGGAAAGGAAGAAGATTTTAGTAAAataggtagaggaagaccaagaaaaatttaaggaaaactCTTTGACATGTGTTGTAATGGCCTTGCAGAAGATATTACCACAGATAGGGATGATTAGTAGgctagaatccatgtagctGACCCACCTAACTGGCATTTAAGTCTTGATATGTTGTTACATTAATGAATAAATCACGTTGGTCAAGGAGAAGCTGAAAAAATCCACTCACTGTTTGAGGTTTTGAACTGTTGCACATACATTTCGAGGTTTGTTAGGTAACATTTACACCAGGATGAGAAATGATAACAGGTGGCAAAGGCACATGCGCTTTTATTTTTTGCCCACATATTTCAAAGGTAATGTTGGTTGAGAAGTTCGAGAATTTGCAGAGATTGTAACTAACCCTACTCATACGtgtattattgataatttttgcTGAATTTTGACATCAGTGTTTTaacctctctttttttttttggttaaaccAGCATGTTACCTTTACATACTTAATAATGCCAGAGAAATGGAGGGGGTTTTCACgcatatttttagataaaataaaggATATTGTAAGAAACAGCAAGACTATTAGGGCATAATTAGCATGACTTGTGAAGCAATTGGTTCAGCACTCATAAATGGAAAACTAGTGCCTTCTTCTGAGGTGCAGTGTGGTCTTAGTCTTTCACATACTTTCTAATCCTTCTACATTGCAGCAAGTGTATGATCATGACACGTTTTCAGCCGATGACATAATGGGGGAAGCCGATATTGATATCCAACCTCTGATAACCTCTGCAATGGCATTTGGTGATGCTGGAATGTTTACAAACATGCAAATCGGAAAATGGTTGAAATCTCATGACAATGCGCTGATAGAAGATAGCACCGTAAACATAGTTGATGGCAAGGTGAAACAGGAAATACCACTGAAGCTCCAAAATGTGGAATCTGGTGAATTATATTTAGAACTAGAGTGGATACCTGTTGACTAGTTGTATATAGAGATAGTTCTCCCTTCTCCTTTACATGgaaaaataaacccaaaataCGTTGTATGAGCCATTTATTCTAAACTGTTGGCACACAGTGcctcccccccttttttttttgtatttattcatTGATCAATTCcagttttgactattttcattcttattttggaTGCCGACAATGTCTTCAGTTGGCTGACTCGAATTCTCTATTCCCGGAGCTCTAGCGAGAGATCAATTAACAGATTCAGATGATCGATGACAGACTGTGAAAAGGTGAACTTACTTTAATTAACATCAACTTGAGTTTGATTTATGGCACTACAGATTTATGTTCATCACTAGTAAGTAGGCAGATGAATCATGCATTTCACGCAACTCCAATAATACAATGATCACTTCTTTGTATTGCTAATTATAATGTTATTGCAAGTTTTGATTcagccatacatatatatagttttaacGACAAAGGCGACCCTTTTGGATCTTTATTTTAGATCCTGCTAAGCATCTTTTGCaatgtcttttttctttttcagttttctgttaaTTAAAGCATCAATTATGTTTGTGTTTCTTTTCTTGGCTGAGTGTTTGTGTTTCTATTCAATGATAAGAGATGTTGTATGATTTTTTGTTGACTGTTCACATGGCTGCAATAGTTATAGCCTCTCATATGTAGGAATGGTACCCCAGCTCAACCATTTATGTATTGTGTATCTGTTTAGTTATGATTTTggtgttctttctttcttttctttttctttttttgtgctAAATGATTTTGatgttcttattttctttatttttgttatttttagaaTTGAAAGTTGTTAAGGTTTTGAAgacacttttatttttatgtgatttttattttgtatgataataatttttgacatgtttaaaatatataaatatatatatatatatatttacttaaaattgaAAGGTTTGAGATAAATGCCTTGAATATACTTTTTAAAACTTaccaaatgaattatttttctatgtcattcttaaattaaaaaataaaattgaaatcataactaaactaattaaatgcCTTTGAAAATCTACCTTATATTTAAAGGATGTTCAGCTATTGAAATAACatctataatttaaattttcatgcGAGTAAAATATGAAGTAATTAGGGTATTCTTTGTAAAatgagtgattttttttttgttttgttaaaaaaaaatagataaatcataatTGCATAATAGACTCTCTcaataaaaaattgtatattagaCTTAATTGAAAGGATGCTttgaatgttattttttatgttatcatGACATGATTTGAGTGATTGTCacgtaatattttaaaaaaataattataaatcttataaaaataaGGGAGAGTCAATGAGCTGTGGATGAAAAATACTCTTTTGTTTTTGCATCCTCTAGTTAACTTATTAATTCATCTTTCTAGTTTTGCACAATTTGTGCAACGTAGTTTCATATGATTTCGCATGATTTATACTGTGTTTAAGAAAGATGAATCATGcccaaaaaaaaatctattgaTTCTCTTTCAATCGGTTAAATTATAGGTGCAATGATTTATTTTAcgaagaaaaaaatgagtattaaactattaattaagtaataattataataaattacgTTAAATTAGATAAGGTGTACTCATCACTAAAGTTGAATacactaatttaaaattttaaacttaattggaaaaattttattgaacatttttcaatttattttccttaattgcaattttgtagtaaatatatatattttttaatgtatgtTTGAGAAACAAATTTgactaaacaaaaaataaaataccaataaatATATTACTTAAATTTGTACATTGCAGGCcatttcttttctgtttttagtCTATTTTTAAGTGATAAACAACTCATATAATGCCATATAAAAAAATCCTATCAAAATGATTCAATAATAGTGACATCTTTATAATTATGAATCaccgtgtatatatatatatattagttgtttttttcaatatataatcattaataaatcatataattttaattaaaataatataaaattctgtatattttttttaatcatataccattatttaaataaagtgaAAGCTTATTACTTGGGGGGCAGGCACACTGACCATGTCAACAAATTACATTTGTTGACCCACAAAATCAACTGACTGACCAAAACAACCAAAGGTTTGAACTTTGAAGGTGGAAGCTGAGATAAGTTACGGATGAAATCAGATGAGCCATTGCATTGCAGGCCCCTCGAGAAGAGAAACTCATTATAAAATCATCTATTTTAgcttgaaaataataaaaataaaataaagaaagacaaccttgtattatatattactaaaaagataatattactattattgtgtaacatttcttttttttttagtcaatgagaaacaaattttattgtgatttaaagtataaattaaataaattcattaaatatagGCAATAATAGCATATAAAAAGCATATTCACCAaatactacatatatatatatgtgtgatatataatatctttgGGTAATACTTCATCACAATCGCCTTCATCTATTGGGTTCAGAATACGGtgaaagagttaaataaaaaaattcagtgACCCTCGATTTTAATTTCAGAGCAATACTTTAATTATGACGGAGCAAGTTCTAAATGAGATCGTTAGGACTATCAGACTATACTTTGGGactgtaatatataatatattttatcaaaaaggAGGCTGGAAACGATTTGATGCAATGATGAGAAAAGTCGCGGTGACAATTCTATGGTCGTTTTTGGTAGACTTCACAAACATGTGCCATACATAATAAAGGTAAATAAATTGCAGATGAATTCATTGCTTGGAGAAGAGGTAGCCCAGCATGATGACTGACTTTGTCTTCAATATGATGATGATCTCACCAATTACCTCACAActcatacatatatttatatatatgtgtgtgtgtatataagcCAAACCAACTgcactaattaatttaattgccaAACACACAAACCTAAACCCACCGATATTAATCTCTCTTTGCTCTTCCCCTTCTCTCTATACATTTTCTCGGTTAATTTTCTATACATGGCAGCTGTTGCCATACAAGAGCATGAACCAACTCAGAAAGCCCTTGGATGGGCTGCTAGGGACGACTCTGGGATACTTTCCCCTTTCCATTTCACTAGAAGGTAATCTCAACAACCAATtcagtatataaatatatatatatatattgtgatatcatatatatatactgataTATATGATAGAATAATACTATTTGTTTTTTACAAGGATTTAAATGGCTATAATTTGccccttcttctcttctcacaATGATCATTTTATCCCTTTCTCTCctctctgatctctctcccCTTGTCCCTCCAGCACCACCTCTCATAGCCTTTCTCTCGTCATCCACCACCTCTCACTTGCTGCCCGTGCTGCATCTTTGTCTGACCGATCACCACCGCCCACTGCATCCTCGCCTGGCTGACTGCTGCGACGAAAGGCGAGGATGCAGCGAGCGGCGAGGGTGAGGTGGGTGGCGACAGTCGGTCATGCGAGAATGCAGCGGGCGAGTGCGAGGTAGCGGCGGGTGGCGAGAAGAAGGTTGTGAGAGGTGGTGCTGAAgggaaaaggagagagaggagatgagaAATTCGGAATAAATCCTCCAATTTATCAGGAGAACATCCACCTGTAAACCCTCCTACGAATATGATAtcataattatgttaaataatatttaaaagcTGTCCTAAAAAGTCTGtgtttacattattttttaggGGTGAAGATTAATACACCACTAATTAAATTAAGCATATTGTACGTTTACAGGGTGAATGGAGAGAATGACATTACACTGAAGATCCTCTATTGTGGAATCTGTCATTCTGACTTGCACATGATCAAGAACGAGGTAGGACTTACCAGTTACCCCATCGTTCCCgggtatgtatatgtgtgtgctCATTTCTTTAATGATATGATCCTTCCACATTTggtctctatttatagagaaatgaCAGAGTTAGAAACATCCTAACTACTGAAGAATTAATTTGGATTGATTgtagaattttgagatatctatatatgtaacacaattaaaatgatatatatatatatatatatgtaggcaTGAGATAGTGGGAGTGGTGACCCAAGTGGGCAGCAAAGTGAACAAATTCAAGGTAGGAGACAAAGCAGGTGTAGGCACCATTGTTGGTACTTGCGGTGCCTGCCCAGACTGCCAGGATGACTTGGAGATTTACTGCCCTAAAGCCAGCCACACATACACCCTATTTCCAACCTCCGACCAGCCCAAAAACTACGGCGGATTTTCCGACATCATGGTGGTTAACCACCGGTTTGCCCTCCGTTTCCCTGACGCTCTCCCGCCTGAAGGCGGCGCTCCGTTGCTTTGTGCCGGAATTACAGTCTACAGCCCCATGAAATACTTCGGGCTCAGTGAGGCCGGGAAGCATGTGGGCGTGGTTGGGCTCGGCGGACTGGGCCACTTGGCCGTCAAGTTCGCCAAGGCGTTCCAGATGAAAGTGACGGTGATCAGTACGTCTCCTGGCAAGAAAGAGGAGGCGATTCGTCTACTGGGTTCTGACTCATTTTTAGTTAGCAAAGACTCAGATCAAATGAAGGTGGGTGAGGTCTTTAGTTATATGATCATATGTCGACATATGTTggtttttttcttctctattcGATCGAGTTTTTGGACTGGTTGTAAGTATACGtgtatttgtttgtaatttGTATATGTGGTGTGGTGGTATAGGCTGCTATGGGCACATTGGATGGCATCATCGACACGGTATCTGCGCCTCATTCTATTAATCCTTTAGTTGATCTTCTGAAACGGGACGGGAAGTTAATTCTTTTAGGAGCTCCGGACTTGGAGCGACCTCCTGAATTGCAAGTTTTTCCTCTTATCATGggtaagtttttaattttaaaaattaaatgtgaATTCTTTAATTCCTCAACGCTATAAATACTCTCAACTTTCTTCACTCTCTCTATCTAAATGTACACTGACacaggcaaaaagaaaaaaaaagaggggaaATTTATAACTTGTAACCAAATTTAGTAAGAAACAACATACTATTTGTGGGAAagtgatgtgtatatatatatatggatggaaTGGACGGCAGGAAGGAAAATGATAGCAGGAAGTGCAGCCGGGGGGCTGAAGGAGACGCAAGAAATGCTAGATTTTGCAGGGGAACACAACATCACTGCTGCTGTTGAACTCATTCCCATGGATTATGTCAACACCGCCATGGCCAGACTTGAAAAGGGTCAAGTTCGCTACCGCTTTGTCATCGACGTAGCTAACACCTTGGGCTTCGGATCAGCTTAGTTTCATTCCATTTCATTTTTTAGctataatgtattttttttttgtgtgttattTGCAAGGCCAGCGCTGCACAAATCAAAAAACTttcattaaaatttttgtaacgGTGATGCTATGGTGTCACCTATTATATCTTGTACTATTATTTAAAGTTATGCACTTGTTGTAATAAACAGTTGGGTAGACTATCCTCATGCCCCCCTATTAGAAgtcaatatatttttcttttattgtctGAACACCCTAGTTAGGTTTTGACAAAAGCAGCCTTGATATTTTCTTGTTCATTAGCTTTAACTCCCACCACCTTCCTCTTTGTAGCCTTGTTTTTTTTCACCCTCTTTTTATGTTTTACTAAATTCACTATAATGCAGTGAACAGAGTATTCAACTACCACCAGAATGAATTCTCTGTTTACTTAGCATTACCACAAACCTAATTTAATTAGCAATATGGCAGTAAACAGAGCATTCACAATAAACGTTACTAGAATGATTTGTATCAAGAATATGGTATAATCTAACTAATGTGATTGAATTAGTTTTTGAGCCTGTACAAGAAGTGACCCAATCCATTAAACTTAAAATCGACCTAATAATGATTGGATTTGTAATGTGGTTAAACTGGTTAatgaatttattatatatctaaACCAATCGGGATCCCAATTGGGACAGTTTTTGTCCCTTTTTGGAGTTGTTATTCAATAATTGTACACCAGAAGTTCAACATAAGATGCAATCTGGGCAGTCTAGTGGTTGGGGCATTGAATTCCTACTCATCAACTCCCATTCACAATTTGTTCCCATAtactatttaattattaaaaaagaaaagcaaaatttttatatacctTTTATAAAGAAGAAATATCTATTTTTTGACCAAGTGCTTTTTACAACATAAAACAGATTACGCAACAAGAATCCGTTTTGAGTGTTGGCATTAACTAAACATCAAGTCAATCCATCACTGGCTCccacttaatatatatatatatatagtttatacATGTAATTCACATTGACAAGATGCCTTATCACTTATCGTGAAGATTCTTTATCTTCTTAATACAAATGATTAAGCCAACTAATTCTCCTTAGTTTGTTGGACACGAATATATGTTGATTAAAGTTCCAAGTGCATCTCCATCAACAGTGATAAGAAAATCATATGTTAGCAGCAATTTTTATGCCCAATTTGTAATAGTTGAATCTATTTTGTTGTtaagaaaatgtcaaaaaccGTTGTGATTGGATTCCTTATAGTGGCACGAAAAAAGATGCCGAGTGCATGAAATTCATGACAACACAAACTTTGCGCAAAGTGAAAGGAgcaaggaaggaaagaaagaaagaaaaagtaccGTAGAATGGATGTGCAGTGTCAGTCATCACTGTTTGGTTCTTCCAGTGGATTTTTGCTTTTGATACCGATAGGCAAAAAGCAACGCCGCGACAACGAGTAAAGCAACGCCTGTCGCTCCGCAAGCCACGGTGGCCGCCACCAACGCCTCCCTCACGTGATTCCTCTTCCGTCCTCCGCCGCCGCGGCCCGAGACCGAGGCGTCCTTCCACCACGACTCGTCATCGGTGGCGTTCTTCGCCTCCGGGAATGGAGACCCCGGAGCCACCGACGACGACGACTTTCCGCCGAAGAAGGATAGCATTTCCGGCGACTTCGTCGTCGCGTTGTTCTGGTAGTCCAATCCATGCTCGGATGGGCGGAGATCTCTGCCTTGCGATGGTCCGACGTCGAAAATCGCAATCAGGGGGAGGTAGAGGGCGAATACCACGGCGTATCGCCACCAATTCTCCATTGAGAATTTCTGGCAATTAATCTCTAGGCTGCAGTGATCAAGCCTTCcttccttctccctctctctctctctctctctctctctaatttagATTTGAATATGtaaagtatgtatatatattaaagtggGCGCTTTCCTTTGCTTTGCTTTGTAGTTTGTAGAGGTGTGGAttagagggagggagggagggaggattAGGAAAGCTGTAGAGTAGAATAGATGAGTAGTCCTCTGAAATGAGATCTAAATCTGCTGTTCCTCATCAGTCCTTTTCATTTCTACAGTTGCCTCTGAATAATTATTTCCATTTGACACGTGGATCCAATCAAATAATCAACGGGGTCATGCCTAAACCACCCTATTGTTACCAAATACCAAAGTCTATAAAGGTTTATAGGTGggttaattctttttttttttttataagaaaataaatttaaagaatactaaattttaaaatgaccCATTTTACATATAAACTTTTAACTCCCCTAATTATATGTGAttataataaatcatataataaatagagttttattaaaattgtatgACGTAAAAATACACATTACTTAATATCCgatatttatctaaaattaacataatcttgttactttttattaataaactaatatatgaataaataaaaaacacaccaaCACTAATATACTTAATAAGCAAAAGATGGATTCCGTGTAAATAAAATCTTGAATATGTCAAAATTAAGTTAAGTTAATCATCTCAAATATtgataatttcatttaaattatcacCTAAATCATACTCAATAAGATGGTAcgggttattttatttttttaagactaAGACTAAACATCTCACATTTCCTCACCTTCAAACTCTATACCCATTAAGAGTCGAAATAATGAAGTTATAACATAATGTAGTCCTATAATATGAACTCATTCGAACAATATTTGAAGAGCTAACACCTCGAACAATATTTGAAGAGCTAACACCTCGACTATGATTTGCTCAAGAAATGCAAAAACATAACCTTAAAGAAAaaatgagtatatatatatgttttatatgtgATAGATCATTTtgtattcttatttaattttatggacAAGAATTTCAATGAAGTTacaattctcttattttttgagtCAGGCAAAGTTAAATGTTACTTGTCACGTGATTTTCGACCGATCTCATGCaattaattctataattaatGTGCCTTTGATTTTGTCTGGTCATGAGTAAATAGGAgacaaaatataaaacaaactatatttacattaataatgtatgataaatttatccaaaacaaaaaacataatattatgaataattataaaataaatactataatttttaaacttatgtTTTCTCTCATATGTTATTttttgcacaaaaaaaaaaaataaaagttgggTTAGTCCTAGGTCGTATTGACCCGATCTTTTTTGGGGCGTTGCCCAATTAGAACTATTCGGGCCAGTGGTTAGACACCTCCGACATACATAGATATATAGAGGATGTTTTAAGATATAAGTAGAAGTAGTGGATCTGAATAACACAAagggcctgtttgttgcagcttaaaagttgtaacttttagtttctagtttcaaaaaaattgggatgtagtgtttgttttaatttatagaattctaacttatagcttctactagcttttagaaggggtaaaAGTTGGTTTTTTCAAAGCTGGGGAtaccccagcttttacaacttctgcttaaataattatatttttatgacaattttgcccttatttttaacaaagaatttcccttttgtctacgcaatcatggatttttcttctccaccgtCATCTCAATTTtcagatctcttcctctctctcgtcatcttcctctctctctatattttaattattttttttataacacttaaaacttatacatatacactaattaatttttaaattatcattctataactactaagggtattatggacaattatacaaaaataagttatttacagcttatggtatcaaacaccacaactacttaactacaacttctaagaagatgcagcaaacaggttcacaatttattctaagttttagaagctataatctaagaagatagaagttataatttctttaattaagctgcaacaaacggggtCAAAGATTAAGGTTgcgtttttcttgttgttttcaagtcatttttagtttttaattttctaaaataatgaaaacgcattctctttgttatttttaaaaatatatttttgaaaacaaaaaaaatatatatataaagaaaacgtaaaacaataaaaaattgttttgagtattttcattcaaaataaactctaaactcaaaacatatttatttattcatattttattattgtaatgaaaaaaatattacaaaattcattaactttaaaatgtgtatattttttaataatatattaacattaaatatttataatttattgaataatcaaatttattgaataaaatatcattaaaaaattattttcaaaattttaaagagaacgcattttctaattttttgttttgagaaataattttttaaaataataaaaaaatacgttttcaattttctaaaaatatactatcaaaacacaaaattaaaaataaatttaaaactcaaaattaaaaattaaaaagtaaaaagaacacAGTCTAATAGTTGATTCAATTGATATTCTGTTGAttcaattaaaatatcaaataaaattaacaaattttcaaCCAAGTGGAAGTGGTGGCACCTGGAAAATGGCAAATATTATTGGTCTCACTTCCCTTGCAattagagagtgagagagagacgAGATAAGAGATTAACGTCACCTTTTTCtcttaaataatgctatttatTTAGTCTTTAgtttagataatatatttttattaaataataaaaagatacaCAATTATACGTTTTCAttactcaataaaaatatgTCAACTGAATCGCATTATCCTTTCCTTTTgccccctctccctctctctgccAAATTCAAATATCCAAAAACAGAGACACGAAGTAGCTTCGCTTCTTTAGTTCTTTGTTTCAATGGCTTCTTCCTCATAGAGTGTTTACAGGTTTTGGGGGAACTTGCCCGTATGGGAAATTACTCCGACGCCCACATTTGCCAGTGAATGAGCAGCCTAGCCACCCTCCGGCCCTAGTCTCCGGTCACAATCTCAGGGGAACGCCTAAAGACCGGCGAGCAGTTCGTCGAAGGAGTTCTGGGCCTCGTCGGTGGGCTACTCGAATTCGGACTCCGAAAGGGCGATGTTGTCGCCCTCTGTGCGCTCAATAGGTTCCTCCTCTGTCCCATACATTACATTCTTAGCTAAAATTCCTCATTTGGTGAAGATGAGTGAAATGGAAAAGATTGGAAG from the Diospyros lotus cultivar Yz01 unplaced genomic scaffold, ASM1463336v1 superscaf1, whole genome shotgun sequence genome contains:
- the LOC127792770 gene encoding uncharacterized protein LOC127792770; its protein translation is MENWWRYAVVFALYLPLIAIFDVGPSQGRDLRPSEHGLDYQNNATTKSPEMLSFFGGKSSSSVAPGSPFPEAKNATDDESWWKDASVSGRGGGGRKRNHVREALVAATVACGATGVALLVVAALLFAYRYQKQKSTGRTKQ
- the LOC127792769 gene encoding probable mannitol dehydrogenase — protein: MAAVAIQEHEPTQKALGWAARDDSGILSPFHFTRRVNGENDITLKILYCGICHSDLHMIKNEVGLTSYPIVPGHEIVGVVTQVGSKVNKFKVGDKAGVGTIVGTCGACPDCQDDLEIYCPKASHTYTLFPTSDQPKNYGGFSDIMVVNHRFALRFPDALPPEGGAPLLCAGITVYSPMKYFGLSEAGKHVGVVGLGGLGHLAVKFAKAFQMKVTVISTSPGKKEEAIRLLGSDSFLVSKDSDQMKAAMGTLDGIIDTVSAPHSINPLVDLLKRDGKLILLGAPDLERPPELQVFPLIMGRKMIAGSAAGGLKETQEMLDFAGEHNITAAVELIPMDYVNTAMARLEKGQVRYRFVIDVANTLGFGSA